From Microbacterium sp. LWH11-1.2, one genomic window encodes:
- a CDS encoding Nramp family divalent metal transporter yields the protein MKNIVTSRKQRRPFWQHLALIGPAFVAGAWQFGPGNLTTAVQAGSGYQYALIWVIVVSTILMIFLTDMAVRLGIKSPTSLISSIKEHLGGWVGVLAGIGVFLITLCFSVGNAVGSGLGLSMLFGGSPIMWTVICTAAVAALLLLRNVYRVVEKVLIVIVALMAIAFIASAFISNPDWAAAGAGLLPTFPGGAWLLIVALVGTNFSINAAFYTAYGTKERGRTEADYRDVTIVDTIPGIVAPGIMTALVIVVAASVLGKTGEAAPTVVALAGIFEPLAGPVGSTVFALGFFGAAFSSMIANATAGGTMLSDGLGRGASSSSLTAKLVSAGILVFGIAVTVIFQESPVQLIVIAQALTVFVAPVLAALIIVMANRVKLMGDMRNTWWQNAAGIIGLVAVLALSVRLFLTLIG from the coding sequence ATGAAGAACATCGTCACCTCACGCAAGCAACGGCGCCCGTTCTGGCAGCACCTGGCCCTCATCGGCCCGGCGTTCGTCGCGGGCGCCTGGCAGTTCGGCCCCGGCAACCTGACCACCGCGGTCCAGGCCGGCAGCGGCTACCAGTACGCCCTCATCTGGGTGATCGTGGTCTCGACGATCCTGATGATCTTCCTCACCGACATGGCCGTGCGCCTCGGCATCAAGTCGCCCACGTCGCTCATCTCCTCTATCAAGGAGCACCTCGGCGGTTGGGTGGGCGTGCTCGCCGGCATCGGCGTCTTCCTCATCACGCTGTGCTTCTCGGTCGGCAACGCCGTCGGCTCCGGCCTCGGCCTGTCGATGCTCTTCGGCGGCAGCCCGATCATGTGGACGGTCATCTGCACCGCCGCGGTCGCCGCGCTGCTGCTGCTCCGCAACGTCTACCGCGTCGTCGAGAAGGTCCTCATCGTGATCGTCGCGCTGATGGCGATCGCGTTCATCGCCTCGGCGTTCATCTCGAACCCCGACTGGGCCGCGGCCGGAGCAGGACTCCTCCCCACGTTCCCGGGCGGCGCGTGGCTTCTCATCGTCGCGCTCGTCGGCACGAACTTCTCCATCAACGCCGCGTTCTACACGGCCTACGGCACCAAGGAGCGCGGTCGCACAGAGGCCGACTACCGCGACGTGACGATCGTCGACACGATCCCCGGCATCGTCGCGCCCGGCATCATGACCGCGCTGGTCATCGTCGTCGCGGCATCCGTCCTGGGCAAGACCGGAGAGGCGGCGCCGACCGTGGTCGCCCTCGCCGGGATCTTCGAGCCGCTGGCCGGTCCCGTCGGCTCGACGGTGTTCGCGCTCGGATTCTTCGGCGCGGCGTTCTCGTCGATGATCGCGAATGCGACGGCCGGAGGCACGATGCTGTCCGACGGACTGGGTCGTGGCGCGTCGTCGAGCTCGCTCACCGCGAAGCTCGTGAGCGCCGGCATCCTCGTCTTCGGCATCGCCGTGACGGTGATCTTCCAGGAGTCGCCGGTGCAGCTGATCGTGATCGCGCAGGCGCTGACCGTCTTCGTCGCGCCGGTGCTCGCCGCGCTGATCATCGTCATGGCGAACCGCGTGAAGCTCATGGGCGACATGCGCAACACCTGGTGGCAGAACGCGGCAGGCATCATCGGCCTGGTGGCCGTGCTCGCCCTCTCTGTGCGGCTGTTCCTGACCCTGATCGGGTAG
- a CDS encoding response regulator transcription factor: MRVLIVEDEPYLAEAVRDGLRLEAIAADIAGDGDTALELLSINAYDIAVLDRDVPGPSGDDIARWIVASGSGIPILMLTAADRLDDKASGFEIGADDYLTKPFELRELVLRLRALDRRRQRARPPVLEVAGLRLDPFRREVYRDDRYVALTRKQFAVLEVLVDADGGVVSAEELLERAWDENADPFTNAVRITVSSLRKRLGEPWLILTVPGVGYRIGTDADA, encoded by the coding sequence ATGCGTGTGCTGATCGTCGAGGACGAGCCCTACCTCGCCGAGGCGGTTCGCGATGGGCTGCGCCTGGAGGCGATCGCCGCCGACATCGCGGGCGACGGCGACACGGCCCTCGAGCTGCTGAGCATCAACGCCTACGACATCGCCGTCCTGGATCGCGACGTGCCCGGCCCTTCCGGCGACGACATCGCGCGGTGGATCGTGGCATCGGGCAGCGGCATCCCGATCCTCATGCTGACCGCCGCCGATCGGCTCGACGACAAGGCCTCCGGGTTCGAGATCGGCGCCGACGACTACCTCACGAAGCCCTTCGAGCTGCGGGAGCTGGTGCTGCGCCTGCGGGCACTCGACCGTCGACGGCAGCGCGCCCGCCCGCCGGTGCTCGAGGTCGCGGGGCTCCGCCTCGATCCGTTCCGCCGCGAGGTGTACCGGGACGATCGCTACGTCGCCCTGACCCGCAAGCAGTTCGCAGTGCTCGAGGTGCTCGTCGACGCCGACGGCGGAGTGGTGAGCGCGGAGGAGCTGCTCGAGCGCGCCTGGGACGAGAACGCCGACCCCTTCACGAACGCCGTGCGCATCACGGTGTCGTCGCTGCGCAAGCGCCTCGGCGAGCCCTGGCTGATCCTCACCGTGCCCGGTGTCGGGTACCGGATCGGGACGGATGCCGATGCCTAG
- a CDS encoding dihydrodipicolinate synthase family protein, producing the protein MTLDLRGLNPAPVTPFTEDGAVDYDAIQRLGSWLGSIDGVKSLVVLGHAGEGTFLTEEEQLDVIRAFVASTDGRVPVIAGITKEGNKTAALEAKAAVDAGATAGLVYPSHGWLRFGYQQGAPQSRYREIYEESGLPLILFQYPDNTKATYDLDTQLEIAGQEGVFATKNGVRNMRRWYTEIPALRAAYPDLQILSCHDEYLLPTMFDVDGLLVGYGNVAPEPLIELIAAGKARDYEAAHAIHERLLPVTQNVYHRGSHMEGTVALKWGLVQRGILDHATVRTPLLPLPDGADAEIAAAFALAGLGKVTVSA; encoded by the coding sequence ATGACTCTCGACCTCCGCGGCCTCAACCCCGCCCCTGTCACCCCGTTCACCGAGGACGGAGCCGTCGACTACGACGCCATCCAGCGCCTCGGCTCCTGGCTCGGCTCGATCGACGGCGTCAAGAGCCTCGTCGTGCTCGGCCACGCCGGCGAGGGCACGTTCCTCACCGAGGAGGAGCAGCTCGACGTCATCCGCGCGTTCGTCGCCTCGACAGACGGCCGCGTCCCGGTCATCGCCGGCATCACCAAGGAGGGCAACAAGACCGCTGCTCTCGAGGCCAAGGCCGCCGTCGACGCCGGCGCGACCGCCGGTCTCGTGTACCCGTCGCACGGCTGGCTGCGCTTCGGCTACCAGCAGGGCGCCCCGCAGTCCCGGTACCGCGAGATCTACGAGGAGTCGGGCCTGCCCCTCATCCTCTTCCAGTACCCCGACAACACCAAGGCGACGTACGACCTCGACACGCAGCTCGAGATCGCCGGGCAAGAGGGCGTGTTCGCCACGAAGAACGGCGTCCGCAACATGCGCCGCTGGTACACCGAGATCCCCGCGCTGCGCGCCGCCTACCCCGACCTGCAGATCCTGTCCTGCCACGACGAGTACCTGCTGCCGACGATGTTCGACGTCGACGGCCTGCTGGTCGGCTACGGCAACGTCGCTCCCGAGCCGCTCATCGAGCTCATCGCCGCAGGCAAGGCGCGCGACTATGAGGCAGCGCACGCGATCCACGAGCGCCTGCTCCCGGTGACGCAGAACGTGTACCACCGCGGCTCGCACATGGAGGGCACCGTCGCCCTGAAGTGGGGCCTCGTGCAGCGCGGCATCCTCGATCACGCGACCGTCCGCACGCCGCTCCTCCCCCTGCCGGACGGGGCGGATGCCGAGATCGCCGCCGCCTTCGCTCTCGCCGGACTCGGCAAGGTCACCGTCTCCGCGTGA
- a CDS encoding LacI family DNA-binding transcriptional regulator yields MDEQQERHVVTLKDVAAASGVSISTVSRVLDDRTPPSRSSTAEKVRRIADELGYRRNMFASGLRRGATGTIGVLVPRLTDHVMALMFEAIERTARSRGSFAVVATCGDDPVEERRATETLLDRNVDGLILATARLDDTLPASLRERGVAHSLVLRTDGVSPSALGDDEAGGYFAARHLVDLGHREIAVITGPWFTSSARDRLSGARRALAEGGIELAEERVISTGYGIESGHIAGRELLAAASRPTAIFAANDNLAIGVVAAASAAGLTVGRDVSVVGYNDIPLAARLPVPLTSVRTAFDQIAASALDLLGGPGAITRALPTLIPRASTAALGR; encoded by the coding sequence GTGGACGAGCAGCAGGAGCGACATGTCGTCACGCTGAAGGACGTGGCCGCGGCATCCGGCGTCAGCATCTCCACCGTCAGCCGCGTGCTCGACGATCGCACGCCGCCGTCGCGCTCCTCGACGGCCGAGAAGGTGCGCCGGATCGCCGACGAGCTGGGCTACCGCCGCAACATGTTCGCGTCCGGGCTGCGCCGCGGTGCGACCGGAACCATCGGCGTGCTCGTCCCCCGGCTCACCGACCACGTCATGGCGCTGATGTTCGAGGCGATCGAACGCACTGCCCGTTCCCGCGGCTCGTTCGCCGTGGTGGCGACCTGCGGCGACGACCCGGTCGAGGAGCGGCGGGCGACCGAGACCCTGCTCGACCGGAACGTCGACGGCCTGATCCTCGCGACCGCGCGGCTGGATGACACCCTTCCGGCGTCGCTGCGCGAGCGTGGAGTCGCGCACTCGCTCGTCCTCCGCACCGACGGCGTCAGTCCGTCGGCGCTCGGCGACGACGAGGCCGGCGGCTACTTCGCCGCCCGGCATCTCGTCGACCTCGGACACCGGGAGATCGCCGTCATCACCGGGCCGTGGTTCACCTCGAGCGCGCGCGATCGCCTCTCCGGGGCTCGACGGGCGCTCGCCGAGGGCGGGATCGAGCTCGCGGAGGAGCGCGTCATCTCGACCGGGTACGGCATCGAGTCGGGCCACATCGCGGGGCGTGAGCTTCTCGCTGCGGCATCCCGCCCGACCGCGATCTTCGCGGCCAACGACAACCTCGCGATCGGGGTCGTCGCCGCCGCATCCGCCGCCGGATTGACCGTCGGGCGCGACGTGTCGGTCGTCGGATACAACGACATCCCGCTGGCAGCCAGGCTCCCCGTGCCGCTGACGTCGGTGCGCACGGCCTTCGATCAGATCGCCGCCAGCGCGCTCGACCTGCTCGGTGGCCCGGGGGCCATCACCCGCGCCCTGCCGACCCTCATCCCCCGGGCGTCGACAGCCGCGCTCGGCCGCTGA
- a CDS encoding epoxide hydrolase codes for MNTTQIDPRVHSFRVDVSDAAVHDLRARLRNARFPQPLPVDDRRTGIPSAELPDLVARWAEHDWRGTEERLNALPHIITDIEGQSIHAVHVRSAHPDATPLLLLHGWPGSFLEFEGLIDPLTDPVAHGGDAGDAFDVIVPSLPGFGFSMPLVGTAWGTREIAGAMLELMTRLGYDRFAVQGGDVGAGVAPEIGRLAPERVIGVHVNGSLGNFVGDLDEETTASLTPLEQDRLRRISEFMQNEFGYISMQSTRPGLVGQVLADSPVGQFAWILDKLQAWTHPVETPAIDILGERFVFENAALYWFTASAGTSAFVGYAQGGDWGEVPESSGVPTAVIVFAHDVGLRFAEEKSHHIVRWTDVVGQGGHFAAMEEPDMLVADVREFFRALR; via the coding sequence ATGAACACGACACAGATCGACCCCCGCGTCCACTCCTTCCGCGTCGATGTCTCCGATGCCGCCGTGCACGATCTCCGCGCGCGGCTGCGGAATGCTCGATTCCCGCAGCCCCTGCCGGTCGACGACCGGCGCACCGGCATCCCGTCCGCCGAACTGCCGGACCTCGTCGCGCGCTGGGCCGAACACGACTGGCGAGGGACCGAAGAGCGCCTGAATGCTCTGCCGCACATCATCACCGACATCGAGGGTCAGAGCATCCACGCCGTACACGTGCGATCTGCCCACCCGGATGCGACGCCGCTGCTGCTTCTGCACGGCTGGCCGGGTTCGTTCCTGGAGTTCGAAGGGCTGATCGACCCGCTCACCGATCCCGTCGCGCACGGGGGAGATGCGGGCGACGCGTTCGACGTGATCGTCCCCTCGCTCCCCGGATTCGGATTCTCGATGCCGCTCGTCGGCACTGCCTGGGGCACCCGCGAGATCGCCGGAGCGATGCTCGAGTTGATGACCCGCCTCGGATACGACCGCTTCGCCGTGCAGGGCGGCGACGTCGGCGCCGGGGTCGCTCCCGAGATCGGCCGGCTCGCACCGGAACGCGTGATCGGCGTGCATGTGAACGGGTCGCTCGGGAACTTCGTCGGCGACCTCGACGAGGAGACCACCGCGTCTCTCACACCCCTCGAGCAGGATCGTCTGCGCCGTATCTCCGAGTTCATGCAGAACGAGTTCGGCTATATCTCGATGCAGTCCACGCGTCCCGGCCTCGTCGGACAGGTGCTCGCCGACAGCCCGGTCGGGCAGTTCGCCTGGATCCTCGACAAGCTCCAGGCGTGGACGCATCCGGTCGAGACACCCGCCATCGACATCCTCGGCGAGCGCTTCGTCTTCGAGAACGCAGCTCTCTACTGGTTCACGGCATCCGCCGGCACGTCGGCGTTCGTCGGATACGCGCAGGGAGGCGACTGGGGCGAGGTCCCCGAAAGCTCCGGTGTCCCGACGGCGGTCATCGTGTTCGCGCACGACGTCGGGCTGCGTTTCGCCGAGGAGAAGTCCCACCACATCGTGCGCTGGACCGACGTGGTGGGCCAGGGCGGCCACTTCGCCGCCATGGAGGAGCCGGACATGCTCGTCGCCGACGTGCGGGAGTTCTTCCGGGCACTGCGGTAG
- a CDS encoding HAMP domain-containing sensor histidine kinase, whose product MSARLKLTLSYAGIVVFSGILLLAAVGLFLLRYVPDAQIVADIFVPNRSDLLRAFVPVAGVVMVVLIALGLGGGWLLAGRMLAPLDRISDAAKLATQGSLSHRVALEGPRDEFRDLADVFDSMLEQLEAQVAEQQRFAANASHELRTPLAISQTLLEVARTDPERDVDALITRLQEVNARAIELTEALLLLSRAERRSFTREVVDLSLLAEEAVEALLPLADRRGVAVEVGGVAAPVLGSSALLQQLVTNLVLNAVVHNLPSGGAVAVRTHATPHAVALVVENTGEVLPAYRVATLTEPFQRGAERTRDEDHAGVGLGLAIAQRITQAHGGSLVLTPRADGGLIVTVWLPHPYPSPLG is encoded by the coding sequence ATGAGCGCCCGCCTCAAGCTCACGCTGAGCTACGCCGGGATCGTCGTGTTCTCCGGCATCCTGCTCCTCGCCGCCGTCGGCCTCTTCCTGCTGCGGTATGTGCCGGACGCGCAGATCGTGGCCGACATCTTCGTTCCGAACCGCTCGGATCTGCTGCGGGCCTTCGTGCCCGTCGCCGGTGTCGTGATGGTCGTGTTGATCGCCCTGGGGCTCGGCGGCGGCTGGCTCCTCGCCGGACGGATGCTGGCACCGCTCGACCGGATCAGCGACGCGGCGAAGCTCGCGACGCAGGGCTCGCTGTCGCATCGCGTCGCGCTCGAAGGGCCGCGTGACGAGTTCCGTGACCTCGCCGACGTCTTCGACTCGATGCTCGAGCAGCTCGAGGCGCAGGTCGCCGAGCAGCAGCGGTTCGCCGCGAACGCCTCGCACGAGCTGCGCACTCCGCTGGCGATCTCGCAGACCCTGCTGGAGGTCGCCCGCACCGATCCCGAGCGCGATGTCGATGCGCTGATCACCCGACTGCAGGAGGTCAACGCCCGCGCGATCGAGCTCACCGAGGCGCTGCTCCTACTCAGCCGCGCCGAGCGCCGGTCGTTCACCCGCGAGGTCGTCGACCTGTCGCTCCTGGCCGAGGAGGCGGTCGAAGCCCTCCTCCCGCTCGCGGATCGACGCGGTGTCGCCGTCGAGGTGGGAGGCGTCGCCGCTCCGGTGTTGGGGTCGTCGGCTCTGCTGCAGCAGCTCGTCACGAACCTCGTGCTCAACGCCGTCGTGCACAATCTGCCCTCCGGAGGCGCCGTGGCGGTGCGCACGCACGCGACGCCGCACGCCGTGGCGCTGGTGGTCGAGAACACCGGCGAGGTGCTGCCCGCCTATCGCGTGGCGACGCTCACCGAGCCGTTCCAGCGGGGTGCCGAGCGCACGCGCGATGAGGATCATGCCGGGGTAGGGCTCGGACTCGCGATCGCACAGCGCATCACCCAGGCCCACGGCGGTTCCCTCGTGCTCACCCCGCGGGCGGACGGCGGTCTGATCGTGACGGTGTGGCTGCCGCATCCGTACCCGTCGCCGCTCGGCTGA
- a CDS encoding YafY family protein, with amino-acid sequence MTRTTGRTLELLGLLQARREWSGAELRERLEVSARTLRRDIDDLRELGYGIEATRGRHGGYRLGAGAAVPPLTLSVDESVAIAVGLRAAATGVVTGIEEASARALAKLEQSLSAATRRQIVEVEQAMVPLSTRHDDVDVSVVTTIATAIAERRRMQVDYTRHDGEEVRRVVESHRVVHTAERWYLVAWDPEREAWRTLRVDRMQHPLILREEFPRRDIPDDALRQFTARSITTAPYRHRARFRMHAPADVVTRHFDATVAQVVDQGDGTSILTAGSDSPEEFALYIGICGIAFELLDGDEVRQAMIEIAARLVRGAGAD; translated from the coding sequence ATGACCCGCACCACCGGACGCACCCTCGAACTCCTCGGTCTGCTGCAGGCCCGTCGAGAATGGAGCGGCGCCGAACTGCGGGAACGGCTGGAGGTGAGCGCGCGCACGCTGCGCCGCGACATCGACGACCTGCGCGAACTCGGCTACGGCATCGAGGCGACGCGTGGACGACACGGCGGCTACCGGCTCGGAGCGGGTGCGGCCGTGCCGCCGCTCACGCTCTCGGTCGACGAATCCGTCGCGATCGCGGTCGGCCTCCGCGCCGCGGCCACGGGTGTCGTCACCGGGATCGAGGAGGCGTCGGCCCGAGCGCTCGCGAAGCTCGAGCAATCACTCTCGGCGGCGACCCGGCGCCAGATCGTCGAGGTCGAACAGGCGATGGTGCCGCTGTCCACACGGCACGATGACGTCGACGTCTCGGTCGTCACGACGATCGCCACCGCGATCGCGGAGCGTCGGCGGATGCAGGTGGACTACACGAGGCACGACGGAGAGGAGGTGCGTCGGGTCGTCGAGTCGCACCGCGTCGTGCACACCGCTGAGCGCTGGTACCTCGTCGCGTGGGACCCGGAGCGCGAGGCGTGGCGCACGCTGCGCGTGGATCGGATGCAGCATCCGCTCATCCTTCGCGAGGAGTTCCCGCGCAGGGACATCCCCGACGACGCCCTTCGGCAGTTCACCGCTCGCAGCATCACCACCGCTCCGTATCGCCATCGTGCGAGGTTCCGCATGCACGCTCCCGCGGATGTCGTCACACGGCACTTCGACGCCACGGTCGCGCAGGTCGTCGACCAGGGCGACGGCACCAGCATCCTCACCGCCGGTTCCGATTCACCGGAGGAGTTCGCCCTCTACATCGGCATCTGCGGCATCGCGTTCGAACTGCTCGACGGCGACGAGGTGCGGCAGGCGATGATCGAGATCGCGGCGCGGCTCGTGCGCGGAGCCGGAGCGGACTGA